Proteins from a genomic interval of Helicoverpa armigera isolate CAAS_96S chromosome 9, ASM3070526v1, whole genome shotgun sequence:
- the LOC135116658 gene encoding uncharacterized protein LOC135116658 — MENIVKRERSTNFNKSEIRLLTELVAKHRTIIENKQTDAVTNKEKEAAWIKISSLFNAATGFTARSTKSLKLKYEGIKKETKKTLAKHRQELYKTGGGPSSAPEVTDIQERVIAICSNINGLDARNDSDKIPEPLELEETAKVDPLSLPLQSLENNLVIVPCDDDIPCTLDQEEFCPQQDLKEKVNSEIGNDKAFDDFQSIEIQDMEVDQTEKENKWSSWKPKALKTKISPYLKSNQKITKVGVTAKLDHLTESRLELVKLQKEIAIKEHEFVKQAHLLKMQNLHNDERRKQEMHEVLLSKLRTGVNYGTSPLEIINKDL; from the exons ATGGAAAATATCGTAAAACGTGAACGTTCCACGAATTTTAACAAAAGCGAAATAAGATTATTGACTGAATTGGTGGCAAAACACCGtactataattgaaaataagcaGACAGACGCCGTAACCAATAAAGAAAAGGAAGCAGCGTGGataaaaatcagttcattatttaatgCGGCTACGGGATTTACAGCGAGGAGTACCAAGAGCCTGAAGCTTAAATATGAAGGCATAAAAaaggaaaccaaaaaaacattgGCCAAACATCGGCAAGAGCTGTACAAAACTGGTGGCGGGCCCTCTTCAGCCCCAGAGGTTACAGATATACAGGAGAGGGTTATCGCGATATGTTCGAATATCAATGGGCTGGATGCTCGAAATGACAGCGACAAAATTCCAG aACCTTTAGAACTGGAAGAGACTGCTAAAGTTGACCCGCTATCGTTGCCACTGCAatcattagaaaataatttagtaattgtaccATGTGATGACGATATTCCGTgtactttag atcaaGAAGAGTTTTGCCCGCAACAGGATTTAAAGGAGAAAGTTAACAGTGAAATTggaaatg acaAGGCCTTTGATGACTTTCAATCTATAGAGATACAGGATATGGAAGTGGATCAAACTGAAAAAG agAATAAGTGGTCTTCATGGAAGCCAAAGGCTTTAAAAACTAAGATTAGTCCATActtgaaaagtaatcaaaaaattactaaagttGGAGTGACTGCAAAACTGGACCATTTAACTGAATCTCGCTTAGAGCTAGTGAAGCTCCAGAAGGAAATTGCCATAAAAGAGCATGAGTTTGTCAAACAGGCacacttattaaaaatgcaGAACCTGCATAATGATGAAAGAAGGAAGCAGGAAATGCATGAAGTACTATTAAGTAAGCTCCGTACTGGTGTAAATTATGGAACAAgtcctttagaaataataaataaagatttataa
- the LOC135117272 gene encoding putative nuclease HARBI1 yields the protein MIRNFIGDFVSKKYCAILLTLIESKIANVTNRNNSVPALQQLLLTLRFYACGSFYITIGDFAGIHNSTASKIIRKVTEAIASLRQEFVTLPANREEILLVQEGFFNIARFPRVIAALDCTHIKIISPGGNTAEDYRNRKGFFSLNVQAMCTSDLKFEDIVTRWPGSTHDSLIFSNSAAKFQFDTNRFQNGLVLGDSGYFLNHYLLTPLSDPRTEAERLYNESHIRTRNVIERCFGVWKRRFPVLSIGMRCRIPLAQDIIVATAILHNLARIRNESEPPVDPEVHIPQQPQFETLIADQPGHQHNSTRDSMLEYFESLIN from the exons ATGATAAGAAATTTCATAGGAGATTTCGTCTCGAAAAAGTACTGTGCAATTTTATTAACCCTCATTGAAAGTAAAATCGCCAACGTAACAAACAG aaacaattcTGTTCCAGCTTTACAACAATTACTTCTGACTTTGCGGTTCTATGCGTGTGGTAGTTTCTACATTACGATAGGTGATTTTGCTGGAATACACAACTCAACTGCGagcaaaattataagaaaagttaCTGAAGCAATTGCCTCTCTTCGCCAGGAATTTGTTACATTGCCAGCTAACagagaagaaatattattagtacaggaaggattttttaatattgcccGATTTCCGAGGGTTATAGCGGCATTGGATTGTACTCACATCAAGATAATTTCACCAGGTGGCAATACTGCAGAAGACTACAGAAATCGAAAAGGTTTCTTCTCATTGAATGTGCAAGCTATGTGTACTAGCGACTTAAAATTTGAAGATATAGTAACACGATGGCCAGGTTCAACACATGACAGTTTGATATTCTCAAACTCTGCAGCAAAGTTTCAGTTTGATACTAATAGATTTCAGAATGGACTGGTCCTAGGTGACAGTGGTTAtttcttaaatcattatttactaaCTCCGTTAAGTGATCCTCGAACAGAAGCCGAAAGACTATATAATGAGTCTCATATTCGTACTCGAAATGTAATTGAGAGATGTTTCGGGGTTTGGAAAAGGAGATTTCCTGTGTTAAGTATAGGAATGCGGTGCCGAATCCCTCTCGCTCAAGACATTATTGTAGCAACAgcaattttacataatcttGCAAGAATTAGAAATGAAAGCGAACCACCTGTGGATCCTGAAGTCCACATACCACAACAACCACAATTTGAAACTCTCATTGCTGACCAGCCAGGACACCAACACAATAGTACAAGGGACTCTatgttagaatattttgaaagtctaATCAACtag